In Halorientalis sp. LT38, a genomic segment contains:
- a CDS encoding DUF2240 family protein produces MSLRTAVAAPFRQQGRTAMGESEFVVALSLDRDWFTPDQAKRLLDVAAGEGLISRTDGDVTAEFDPDAVDVPEGFVPEESILQQRSTFERILDLLVEAGIEKQAAVAEINSLQADLGVTVEAAAVVYAKREGLDVTDAAERALGDL; encoded by the coding sequence ATGAGTCTCCGGACGGCCGTCGCCGCCCCCTTCCGCCAGCAGGGCCGGACCGCGATGGGGGAGAGCGAGTTCGTCGTCGCCCTCTCGCTGGATCGGGACTGGTTCACCCCCGACCAGGCGAAGCGCCTGCTCGACGTCGCCGCGGGCGAGGGGTTGATCAGTCGCACCGACGGCGACGTGACCGCCGAGTTCGACCCGGACGCCGTCGACGTGCCCGAGGGGTTCGTCCCCGAGGAGTCGATCCTCCAGCAGCGGTCGACGTTCGAGCGCATCCTGGATCTGCTGGTCGAGGCCGGCATCGAGAAACAGGCGGCCGTCGCGGAGATCAACTCGCTGCAGGCGGACCTGGGCGTGACCGTCGAGGCCGCCGCGGTCGTCTACGCGAAACGCGAAGGCCTGGACGTGACCGACGCAGCCGAGCGCGCGCTGGGTGATCTCTGA
- a CDS encoding SIMPL domain-containing protein: MRKTALLAALAAVVLTVGAAGTVLALDGGGAEPAQTDGGTDNQTITVSGEGEASAQPDEAVLRLAVTAEGGEPSAIRSELSSGASDLRSALSEAGVDDDSVETVDYRIEEPPRRGPPREGGDSGPELRGIHAFEVTLSNTDRAGAVVDAAADAGAEVQSVRFTLADDTRADLRDQALEDAMNDADRQADTLANAGDLSVTGVQRVDATGGNFRPVRYDAAMAESGDGDTSIETGDVSVTTSVRVVYGASG; the protein is encoded by the coding sequence ATGCGAAAGACAGCACTCCTGGCGGCCCTGGCCGCCGTCGTCCTCACTGTCGGCGCGGCGGGGACCGTCCTGGCGCTCGACGGGGGCGGCGCGGAACCGGCCCAGACAGACGGCGGAACGGACAACCAGACGATCACCGTCTCGGGTGAGGGCGAAGCGAGCGCCCAGCCCGACGAGGCGGTGCTCAGACTCGCGGTCACCGCAGAGGGAGGGGAGCCGAGCGCTATCCGCTCGGAGCTCTCCAGTGGCGCGAGTGACCTCCGGAGCGCCCTCTCCGAGGCTGGCGTCGACGACGACAGCGTCGAGACGGTCGACTACCGGATCGAGGAACCGCCCCGGCGCGGACCGCCGCGTGAGGGCGGCGATTCCGGCCCCGAACTGCGCGGCATCCACGCCTTCGAGGTGACCCTCTCGAACACCGACCGCGCCGGCGCGGTCGTCGACGCCGCCGCGGACGCTGGCGCGGAAGTCCAGTCGGTCCGGTTCACGCTGGCCGACGACACCCGCGCGGACCTCCGCGACCAGGCGCTCGAGGACGCCATGAACGACGCGGACCGACAGGCCGACACGCTCGCGAACGCGGGCGACCTCTCGGTCACCGGCGTCCAGCGCGTCGACGCGACCGGCGGGAACTTCCGGCCGGTCAGGTACGACGCCGCGATGGCCGAATCGGGCGACGGTGACACGAGCATCGAGACCGGCGACGTCTCCGTCACGACGAGCGTCCGGGTCGTGTACGGGGCGAGCGGGTAA
- a CDS encoding HAD family hydrolase: MSPPLAVAFDLDYTLAVTDRDRQALLDDATERAGAPPLARGDYLDAHGTVAATETRAPIFDRLLTDGTDPETVATAYRRAIEDALEPVAGVADLLEALREDYRVGLLTDGPQTAQRGKLDELEWAGLFDAVVITGTLPAGKPDERAFAAICSELGVEPVETAYVGDRPEVDVAGAAAAGLATVQVCYPGGPDPHPAADATVARDELVETLPDILAAL; this comes from the coding sequence ATGTCGCCGCCCCTCGCGGTCGCGTTCGACCTGGACTACACGCTCGCCGTCACCGACAGGGACCGCCAGGCGCTGCTCGACGACGCGACCGAGCGGGCCGGTGCGCCGCCCCTCGCCCGCGGGGACTACCTCGACGCCCACGGGACCGTGGCGGCCACCGAGACGCGGGCGCCCATCTTCGATCGCCTCCTGACCGACGGCACCGATCCCGAGACCGTCGCGACCGCCTACCGGCGGGCGATCGAGGACGCGCTCGAACCGGTCGCGGGGGTCGCGGACCTCCTGGAAGCACTCCGGGAGGACTACCGGGTCGGCCTGCTGACCGACGGGCCCCAGACCGCCCAGCGCGGCAAACTCGACGAGCTGGAGTGGGCGGGGCTGTTCGACGCCGTCGTCATCACCGGCACGTTGCCCGCCGGGAAGCCGGACGAGCGTGCCTTCGCGGCGATCTGTTCGGAACTGGGGGTCGAGCCGGTCGAGACGGCGTACGTCGGCGACCGTCCCGAGGTAGACGTCGCGGGCGCGGCCGCGGCCGGCCTCGCCACTGTGCAGGTGTGCTATCCCGGCGGCCCCGACCCCCATCCGGCGGCCGACGCGACGGTCGCCCGGGACGAACTGGTCGAAACGCTACCCGACATTCTCGCGGCGCTGTAG
- a CDS encoding 30S ribosomal protein S8e, which yields MKGQGRSPRKRTGGRLRPNHKKRKHELGGEPTETQVGDAKLKFVDTRGNTDKVRAIEVDTASVATDDGTIAAEIENVAENGANPNYARRNIVTKGAILETSEGRVRVTSRPGQDGQVNGVLVEE from the coding sequence ATGAAAGGACAGGGACGTTCCCCGCGCAAGCGCACCGGCGGTCGGCTGCGACCGAACCACAAGAAGCGAAAGCACGAACTCGGCGGCGAGCCGACCGAGACGCAGGTCGGCGACGCGAAGCTGAAGTTCGTCGACACGCGCGGTAACACCGACAAGGTCCGCGCCATCGAGGTCGACACCGCGAGCGTCGCCACCGACGACGGGACGATCGCCGCCGAGATCGAGAACGTCGCCGAGAACGGCGCGAACCCCAACTACGCCCGCCGGAACATCGTCACGAAGGGCGCCATCCTCGAGACCAGCGAGGGCCGCGTCCGCGTCACGTCCCGCCCCGGCCAGGACGGCCAGGTCAACGGCGTCCTCGTCGAGGAGTAG